Proteins encoded by one window of Macaca mulatta isolate MMU2019108-1 chromosome 10, T2T-MMU8v2.0, whole genome shotgun sequence:
- the BCL2L13 gene encoding bcl-2-like protein 13 isoform X6 — MDPEEVKSLDSNGAGEKSENNSSNSDIVHVEKEEVPEGMEEAAVASVVLPAGELPEALPEAPAPLLPHITATSLLGTREPDTEVITVEKSSPATSLFVELDEEEVKAATVEPTEVKEVVPAPEPTETLLSEKETNAREESLGEELSPPGEMKPLLLSEGKSRLSPAGEMKPLPLSEGKSILLFGGAAAVAILAMAIGVALALRKK; from the coding sequence ATGGATCCTGAAGAAGTGAAAAGCTTAGACAGCAACGGAGCTGGAGAGAAGAGTGAGAACAACTCCTCCAATTCTGACATCGTGCACGTGGAAAAAGAAGAAGTGCCCGAGGGCATGGAAGAGGCTGCTGTGGCTTCTGTGGTCTTGCCAGCGGGGGAGCTGCCAGAGGCCCTCCCTGAAGCCCCAGCCCCCTTGCTTCCACATATCACTGCCACCTCCTTGCTGGGGACAAGGGAACCTGACACAGAAGTGATCACAGTGGAGAAATCCAGCCCTGCTACATCCCTGTTTGTAGAACTTGATGAAGAAGAGGTGAAAGCAGCAACAGTTGAACCTACTGAAGTGAAGGAGGTGGTCCCCGCGCCGGAACCTACAGAAACGCTGCTGAGTGAGAAGGAGACAAACGCAAGGGAAGAGAGCCTTGGGGAAGAGCTGTCCCCTCCCGGTGAGATGAAGCCCCTGCTGCTCTCTGAGGGCAAATCTAGACTGTCCCCCGCCGGCGAGATGAAGCCCCTGCCGCTGTCTGAGGGCAAGTCTATACTGCTGTTTGGAGGCGCTGCTGCTGTTGCCATCCTGGCAATGGCCATCGGGGTAGCCCTGGCtctgagaaagaaatag